The region TGGAGGCGCACACCATCACCGGGTCGAGCGACCTGCTCTGCCGGATCGTTGCCCGCTCCAACTCCGACCTGCAACGGGTGATCGACCAGATCCTGTCGTACGAGGGCATCGGCCGGGCCTCGACCATCATCGCGTTGGCCGAGCAGATCCCGTACCGGGTGCTGCCGCTGGCCCGGTCCACACTGTCGGCTGAATCCGCGAATGATGACAAAGCTCGCAAAGGTGACGACACGGGCAGCTGACCTTAGCGCTTCCGGACGTGGGCCGTCGTTACGGTGACCGGGTGGCGAAGGGGAGCGCCAGAAGCCGGCGCGTGAAGGGCTTTCTCGCCCTCGCGTTGGTGGCGCTCGTCGCCCTGGCCGCGACCGGCGTCTGGAACCCGTTTCCGGACGTATGGCAGTGGGTCAACCGCAGCGAGCCGCTCTCCGAGCCGGACGTCGTCTGGCAGCAGCGGGTGGACGGCACCCCGAAGAGCGTCACGATCGCCGGCAACACGGTCGTGGTCGAACACCGTACGTCGGTGGAGGCGCGCAGCCTGGCCACCGGCGTACGACTCTGGGACCGCAAGGCGGACTGGGTCGCGGTGGCCGGGGGCGAGCATGATCCGGTCATCGCCGTCGGGAAGCTGCTGGTCAAGGGCTACGAACTGATCGACCCGGAGACCGGTGCGGTACGCCGCAAGGACAACCGGGCGATCGCCGTCTGGACGTACCGCAACGCCCTGCTCGACGCCCGGTGCCCCGAAGCCCGGGAATGCACGCTGACCGCCTGGGACCCCCGGGGGGAGAAGCCGATCTGGACGGCCTTCCTGCCCGGGGTCAGCGCCGGACTCTTCGCCGACAACCCGGAGTTGCTGGGCACCCGACGACTCACCACGGACGGCGTACACCCGGCGGCCGGTGGTCCGGAGCCGATGCCGGCGCTGCTGGCCTTCCCCGTCGACGGCCGGGTACATGTCGTCGACACCGCCACCGGGCGGCTGGTCCAGGACCTGAAGGTCGGCAGCGATGCCCGGCTCGTGGCGGTCGGTGGCCGGGTGCTGCGTGTCGAGGCTCGCTCCGCGGACGGCACCTGCTATTTCATGGTCATCGCCCAGGACCCGATCACCGGTCAGGAGGTCTGGCGGCGGGCCGGGATCAACCTGCGTACCGCCAGCGGCGCCGGCTGCGTGCAGCGGGAGGACCCGCAGGGCGGCCGGAGCGTCATCGTCGGCGTCGGCCCGGACACCCGCGAGGCGGTCGTCGACGGCTACAACGGGCGTTATCTCTGGGTCGGGGTGGAAGGCGAGAAACTTCTCGCCGTCGACGACCGGTACGCGCTGGCCCGAAGCGCGGACAAGGCGGCGGTCACCGGACGCGCGCTGCCCAGCGGACGGTCCCAGTGGACCCGAACGATCAACCCCGATGGCGGGGCGGCGCTCGCCCGCGAGGTGGCGGTGATCGTGGACCGGAAACCCAACCGCATCGTCGTCCTGGATCCGCGTACCGGCCACGAGCTGCTGAACCTCCGCTCGTCGGCGGAAGTGCTCGCCGTGGGCCCGGCCGGGTTGGTGATCGGCGAGGGGCGGGACATCGGATACGCGCGGTTCGGCGCACCGGTCGCCCCACCCGACGGCCCCGAACCCGGTGCCGGGGTGCCCGACAACGGTTCGCCACCGGACGGCGGCGGTAAGGACGGCGGTGGCAAGGACGGCGGCGGTAAGGACGGCTGAGAGCGTCGTCCCAGGAGCGACCGGCGGGTACGACTCCTCCGGTAGCCTGCCCTAGGCTTTGCGGTTATGAGCAGTGCCGCCGACTTCTCCTACGCCCCCCTGCTGCCAGTGAGTGGCGACCAGACCGAATATCGCCTGGTCACTGATGAGGGCGTCGACGTGGTACACGGTCCGGGTGGCCGGCGGTTCCTCACCGTGGAGCCCGCCGCGCTGACCGCGCTGACCGCCGAAGCGATGCACGACATTGCCCACTACCTGCGTCCAGCGCACCTGGCCCAGCTCCGGGCCATCATCGACGACCCGGCCGCCTCGCCGAACGACCGCTTCGTCGCGCTCGACCTGCTGCGCAACGCCAACATCGCGGCTGGTGGTGTGCTGCCGATGTGCCAGGACACCGGCACCGCGATCGTGATGGGCAAGCGCGGCCGGCACGTGCTCACCGACGGCCTGGACGCCGAAGCCATCAGCCGGGGCGTCTACCAGGCGTACACCCGGCTCAACCTGCGCTACTCGCAGCTCGCCCCGATCACCATGTGGGAGGAGCGCAACACCGGCAGCAACCTGCCCGCGCAGGTGGAGATCTACGCCGAGGACCCGGACGGGCACCCCGACGCGTACAAGTTCCTCTTCATGGCCAAGGGCGGTGGCTCGGCCAACAAGTCGTACCTCTACCAGGAGACCAAGGCGCTGCTGAACCCCACCCGGATGATGCAGTTCCTGGAGGAGAAGCTGCGGCTGATTGGCACCTCGGCCTGCCCGCCGTACCACCTGGCGATCGTCATCGGTGGTACCTCGGCCGAGTTCGCGCTGAAGACCGCCAAGTACGCCAGCGCGAAGTATCTCGACAACCTGCCCACCTCCGGCTCGATGCAGGCGCACGGATTCCGGGACCTGGAGCTGGAGGCGCAGGTCCTGGAGCTGACCCGCCAGTTCGGCATCGGGGCACAGTTCGGCGGGCGTTACTTCTGCCACGACGTACGGGTGGTGCGGTTGCCCCGACACGGCGCGTCCTGCCCGGTGGCGATCGCCGTCTCCTGCTCGGCCGACCGTCAGGCGGTCGCGAAGATTACCCCGTCCGGGGTGTGGCTGGAGCGCCTCGAAACCGACCCGGCCCGCTTCCTGCCGGACGTCACCGACGCCCAACTGGACCACTCCGCCGAGGTGGTACGCGTCGACCTCAACCGGCCGATGGACGACATCCGGGCCGAGCTGTCCAAGTACCCGGTGAAGACCCGACTCTCGCTGACCGGACCGCTGGTCGTCGCCCGGGACATCGCCCACGCCAAGATCGCCGAGCGGCTGGACGCCGGCGAGCCGATGCCGCAGTACCTACGCGACCACGCGGTCTACTACGCCGGTCCGGCCAAGACGCCCGAGGGGTACGCCTCCGGCTCGTTCGGGCCGACCACCGCCGGGCGGATGGACGCCTACGTGGAGAAGTTCCAGGCGGCCGGCGGCTCGCAGGTGATGCTCGCCAAGGGCAACCGCTCGGCGCAGGTCACCCGCTCCTGCCAGCAGCACGGCGGCTTCTACCTCGGCTCCATCGGCGGCCCGGCGGCCCGGTTGGCCCAGGACTGCATCAAGCACGTCGAGGTCCTGGAATACCCGGAGCTCGGCATGGAGGCGGTGTGGAAGATCGAGGTGGAGGACTTCCCGGCCTTCATCGTGGTCGACGACAAGGGCAATGACTTCTTCGCCGAGGTCACCAAGCCGGTCCTGACCGTCGGCCGCCGCTGATCCGACTCTAAGTTCTTAAAGGAGGGGAGATTCTCCTCAGCGTTCGGCCTCCTCGACTGCTACCGTCCAGTGCGAGGAGGTGGTGTGATGCCGAAAATCGAGGTGGACGAGTCCACCGACAGCTACCTTGCCTTCGCGGCCGGTATCGCCGGGCTGACCAAGGGGCAGGTAGTGGCGCAACTGGTTGCGCAGGTCCAAGCCGCTGTGGTGCCGCCGATAGCTTCGGGCGACGGCGACGAACCGGTTCCGGTGCGGATC is a window of Micromonospora polyrhachis DNA encoding:
- a CDS encoding outer membrane protein assembly factor BamB family protein; protein product: MAKGSARSRRVKGFLALALVALVALAATGVWNPFPDVWQWVNRSEPLSEPDVVWQQRVDGTPKSVTIAGNTVVVEHRTSVEARSLATGVRLWDRKADWVAVAGGEHDPVIAVGKLLVKGYELIDPETGAVRRKDNRAIAVWTYRNALLDARCPEARECTLTAWDPRGEKPIWTAFLPGVSAGLFADNPELLGTRRLTTDGVHPAAGGPEPMPALLAFPVDGRVHVVDTATGRLVQDLKVGSDARLVAVGGRVLRVEARSADGTCYFMVIAQDPITGQEVWRRAGINLRTASGAGCVQREDPQGGRSVIVGVGPDTREAVVDGYNGRYLWVGVEGEKLLAVDDRYALARSADKAAVTGRALPSGRSQWTRTINPDGGAALAREVAVIVDRKPNRIVVLDPRTGHELLNLRSSAEVLAVGPAGLVIGEGRDIGYARFGAPVAPPDGPEPGAGVPDNGSPPDGGGKDGGGKDGGGKDG
- a CDS encoding fumarate hydratase, which gives rise to MSSAADFSYAPLLPVSGDQTEYRLVTDEGVDVVHGPGGRRFLTVEPAALTALTAEAMHDIAHYLRPAHLAQLRAIIDDPAASPNDRFVALDLLRNANIAAGGVLPMCQDTGTAIVMGKRGRHVLTDGLDAEAISRGVYQAYTRLNLRYSQLAPITMWEERNTGSNLPAQVEIYAEDPDGHPDAYKFLFMAKGGGSANKSYLYQETKALLNPTRMMQFLEEKLRLIGTSACPPYHLAIVIGGTSAEFALKTAKYASAKYLDNLPTSGSMQAHGFRDLELEAQVLELTRQFGIGAQFGGRYFCHDVRVVRLPRHGASCPVAIAVSCSADRQAVAKITPSGVWLERLETDPARFLPDVTDAQLDHSAEVVRVDLNRPMDDIRAELSKYPVKTRLSLTGPLVVARDIAHAKIAERLDAGEPMPQYLRDHAVYYAGPAKTPEGYASGSFGPTTAGRMDAYVEKFQAAGGSQVMLAKGNRSAQVTRSCQQHGGFYLGSIGGPAARLAQDCIKHVEVLEYPELGMEAVWKIEVEDFPAFIVVDDKGNDFFAEVTKPVLTVGRR